GGGAAAGTGTTGTATATAGTTGAGGGAACTATAGGAATAATTAATTACATAGTCTCGACTCGGGGCAGgaataacataaatttaatcaattgcGTGTTTGGAATTAAGGGATTATGCTCGACTGGCAGTGGATAGCATATTTGTTTCAAGGGGTTTTAAAATCCCAATTTTTCTTGTTCTAGTTATAAGATTTGACATTAGTCTAACTTAAAGTTTGGATAGCTGGTAAACAGATTAAcctagattaatttaattttttaaaaagcttttcAACTAATCCAATCTAAATTAAACTCCTGGTTTCTGGGCTCATCTACCAGGCTTAGtaggttttataattaaaatacaaatactaTTTAAGATAATctctttaattgaaattatctCCAAATGAAATAGTGTAAATTTGGGTATACTGGAGGATATACACTTGCAGTTGAACACCATAAGCTTTAAATGCTAAGATTATGATATAaggtgttttttcaaaataattttttatttaaaaatatattagaatgagttttttttatattattttttttatatcaatacattaaaatcatagaaaatatcaaaaaaaaataatttaatagttttttgaaaccaaaaaagctcttaaaaaaacacctaaaaacaaAAGTAGAAGTTGTGTGAAACCATCATTTTCACCCATAACCGAGCTACTTCTTGCATGGCCAATAGTTGTAAGACAGGTCAACTAACTAGCCAAACAACTCCCATTTCATGACGTCCAATTTCAGAATATAGTAGGGTTAATCTGATCTTATTTTCCGACCCAAGGATTGCTTTCGGTGCCTAATACCTAAGTAGGAATTGATTTAACTAGGACAAGGACGAACCTGACCCAAAGTCAAAACTCCTCTTAAAATCCTCCTGATATCTCTTGCCGAATCAAGGGCAGAGCCGGACCGACTTTAATTTAATGCCACGATGATAATAGTTGTCTTCCATTGACTACGTATGATCATAGAGGGTGAACAAATTAATCAGattattcaaaaattttattataaaattaactcaaattaaattttttaaagtattaaaataatttcgattctggtttttgagaaaaaatctcttcaagattcattctatcAAAACctaccaaaaaaattcaaataaaagttaCAGATGTAGATTTAAACCGATCAATTTTGTTCGGCTATCCGAGTTAATttcattcaagatttttttaagaaaaaaaatcaattcaattgatTGAACCGATACTATGTACCCCTCCTTCCTGCACCATTTAAGGGCATGAAAAGGTTGGGAAGATGATGGCCATTAAAGTTCCAACGCTAACTTCTAACGAACAATGTGGGGGCGTAGCATGCATTATGTGTTCCATTATTCTAATTTTTGAAGCACCAGTTTCCATAGTTTTGATTTATGAAAATGTCATTTTCATGGATCTTCCTAACAACTTCCTGCTTCCTGATCTCTAGTTAAAGacccttttcaatttaattaaagaatcaTGAAACAAATAATCTAATCTAGCATGTGTCCTTGTGGTAATTAAGAGTTTGGTACAAGGAATTTGTTTCTATGTAATTTCAAGTTCAAGTCTTGTTGTTGTTAATATGATGGTCACTGAAgacttacatgatcattaacttcaggactCGTGAAAATAGTCGAGGTACGTGAAAGCTGACCTgcacatccatattaataataataagaaaaaaaattaaatgagatagAACCTAGTTAAATCATCaacaaagttaaaaataaaacgtAAAAAACCATGAATCATCTAATCACCAGTAGATGATCTTTTCAATCAAGCAACATTTCTACcatgaaaagtaaatttaattgtTCTTGCTGTTAACGACCTAGAACCGGCCTAAAGTGCTTTACGATTTAATTAATATGGTtagatttgtttaaaaaaaaaattacaaaacttttaatgatgaaatttgatattctttattttttttaagttgagaaaaaaactaaaatcaataaaatatatcgtTAAATGGAAGTGTGAAACGCAAGAGGTTTCACAATATAAAACTTTATTCAAACCACTAGAAAGGTTTATCCAAGCTTCTGATTCAAGGCAGTCCAATTTCTAGAGTAGCCTTCGGCACAGTATCATTTTGCCTTTGAAATTACAtttgaaagtgttttaaaagcatgtttagtttgaaaaaaaattaaattagtattttttttaattatttagatgtgtgtatattattttgatatatttttaattaaaaattatttttaaaaagtacctTTCACAGTACCAAAAGCACACtcaatcttaatttatatatacttcTTTATCACTGGAACATTATATATAGCTCCACAATTCTTTAACTATATAAGCAATTGAGCATGCATCTGTTTGTCACAGCTTATATATGGAGAAGGCCATGATATATAATCTTTATATATGATGTCCTTTTCAACGTGATCTCACCTTATTATTAATAACTAGTTATATGACCCGCGTGATATcacagattatttttttttataaaaaatatatataaaaaattaagatttaaaagtgttacatttttctgcaaagttatatccAAGAGTCTTGAATTTGGCTGCGACGCCtaacctaagagtaatatttataatattaataataacattaaacttgcatgacccaagtaaTGAGTCTGGttgcaacaccggacccaagaatattggatgtgggtctggctataaggtcgtgtcataaaagtgtaataattaaatagattaattaaaaagaaaaaaaccaacagaaagaaaaaaaaactaataaagaaaaagaaaaaaaatctgaattaactggattaacccttcaaaccaggttaacccttcaaaccaggttaacttgTAAAACCTAggattcacgtcatgaaagtttgttaactaaatagaaaaacaaaaattgacaggtttacccagaattaactgggttaacccatcaaaccaagttaacccgtcaagtctaaaatatgtgtcatgaaagtctaataattaaatagaaagaaatttaacattaacaaactaaactaaacgaaaaaaaattaattaaaaaaaaatcagggttaactcatcaaattaggttaacccatcaaactcgggatccgtatcatgaaaatctgataactaaataaaaaaaataacattaataaactaaatcaaacaaaaaaaaattattaaaaaaaaacaaaaaaaaaaaacaattctataatataataattataataatatactaTAGTAATAagtgaaaagcataaaaaaattacagtgctttccccacactttttaaaatattacttaaTTTTCATGCGAAATATACCAAATCTACCattcacaaattattttttcagcaGAAGTGAACCGTGTGATCAGAAGtaaatgtattttgaattaaaatgtcTTATAATTGATCGAAATATTGATAAATGAATGTCTAACTTTGTCTATATCTACATGGAAATGAAACAATAAAGATTAGCAAACTCTCGTCTTTCCAAATTTTAATCCAAGAAGAGAGGCATTGTGcctgaaaaaacatgaattgtAATATTTAATCTTACCCTTTtcatgatcatcatcatcatcgatcTTTCCCTGATATCAACAATATCCTCGACTCCATATtcacaaaaccaaaaatatttatattgtaaGGATATTAGACTTATTTGTGCCAAATGCCATTTCATTTCCATCAAATTCGTAGTGGAGAATCGGCGAAGCAAATGGATTTAGCTCTCTGAAAATATCAATATCATCGCCTTCAGTGTAACTACTAGAGTCTTGGCCAACGAATAAAGTTTGGATGTCATCCGGGAAGCTCCGGCGTGGCGGATCACGATCCGACTCTGGTGGCGTCGAGGGGCAATCGGCAGCCGATGTTCTTTCCAATATTTCCTTGAACTCGGAGGATTGCAACAAAAGCCCTAAAGCTGATGATGCCGAGCCACCTGTGCCACTAGACCGAGCTGGATCAGTCTCTTCCGTCTCATTAACATTCGAACTCGGTTGGTGGGCCATGAAATCCAATTCAATCTTTTGGTCGAGGTTTTGAATCGGATTAGCATCACAATTAGGGTTTTGTTGAGGATTGTTAACATTATTTTGGTTAATGGGACGTTGCCATTTGATGTAGTGGCTTAGGTCAAAGTTTGTAACAGCATTAATTCCACGGTACTCTATAGCTGCCACATCatatgctgctgctgcttcttcttgAGTGGCTGAAATGAGAACgtacataaattataaat
This genomic interval from Populus alba chromosome 1, ASM523922v2, whole genome shotgun sequence contains the following:
- the LOC118034000 gene encoding AP2-like ethylene-responsive transcription factor At1g16060 isoform X2 yields the protein MGKTSKQSLKGTANTSTNPTNKAKRTRKTVPRDSPPQRSSIYRGVTRHRWTGRYEAHLWDKNSWNESQNKKGRQGAYDDEEAAAHAYDLAALKYWGQDTILNFPWSTYQEELKEMEGQSKEEYIGSLRRKSSGFSRGVSKYRGVARHHHNGRWEARIGRVSGNKYLYLGTYATQEEAAAAYDVAAIEYRGINAVTNFDLSHYIKWQRPINQNNVNNPQQNPNCDANPIQNLDQKIELDFMAHQPSSNVNETEETDPARSSGTGGSASSALGLLLQSSEFKEILERTSAADCPSTPPESDRDPPRRSFPDDIQTLFVGQDSSSYTEGDDIDIFRELNPFASPILHYEFDGNEMAFGTNKSNILTI
- the LOC118034000 gene encoding AP2-like ethylene-responsive transcription factor At1g16060 isoform X1, yielding MGKTSKQSLKGTANTSTNPTNKAKRTRKTVPRDSPPQRSSIYRGVTRHRWTGRYEAHLWDKNSWNESQNKKGRQVYLGAYDDEEAAAHAYDLAALKYWGQDTILNFPWSTYQEELKEMEGQSKEEYIGSLRRKSSGFSRGVSKYRGVARHHHNGRWEARIGRVSGNKYLYLGTYATQEEAAAAYDVAAIEYRGINAVTNFDLSHYIKWQRPINQNNVNNPQQNPNCDANPIQNLDQKIELDFMAHQPSSNVNETEETDPARSSGTGGSASSALGLLLQSSEFKEILERTSAADCPSTPPESDRDPPRRSFPDDIQTLFVGQDSSSYTEGDDIDIFRELNPFASPILHYEFDGNEMAFGTNKSNILTI